A segment of the Trifolium pratense cultivar HEN17-A07 linkage group LG7, ARS_RC_1.1, whole genome shotgun sequence genome:
atgtgtgtttataagtaagTGACACTCTTCACTTTACAACtcagttttgtaaggttgagttagacccaaaaACTTAATTCtaaaatggtatcagagcctctctaCGATTCGTTGGGTTAGggatgtgttaagaagtctcacatcggttgcaaGATTAtctgaatgtgtgtttataagcaagtggcAGTCCTCacttttgtaaggttgagttagacccactTTCGCAGTCACACTCCTCCTGTTTCGCGCCTTGATTCTAAATTATTCTTCCACGCCTAGACCCTTCATCATACCACCTAGTGGACAACGCCACCACTCTTTCTGAGTTGCTATGGAAATGATCGTTGCACTTAGATGGACTTCCTCCGTCTCCACCTGATAGAGATCATAATTTGAGATTTTGTTAGAATTATAAGTTgggtatatttttttaatgcacGTAGTTAATGATTAGCTGATAATTTATAATGTGTTACCTTGGAATCACTATATAAAATTAtcacaataaaatataatggaTACTTTTGTCGttaaaagaaaacacaaaagaatATTTTTGCCCCAAAATTTtcacaataaaataaactaataatttaaaataaatatttccttaaaaaaaattaaaataaatataagggacaattttgccattaaaaaataaaatttaagtataatatttacaaagataacatcataacttttttaataaattataatctaAAATCAAGATAAAGGACAATtttgtcaataaaaatataatttaatcataatttaaaaACAAGATAATTACTTAGCGCCtaaatatttggtaaaaaaaaaaaacctagcctaaatgtaaatattaaaatatttaacaatagaagatttattccaaaaaaaatatatatatatttgttcaaaaaacaataaaagataaaaatcagtaaaaaaaaatacacagaTTTAAAAGATTACACAGATTTATCtgataaataaaaagatattgATAAAAGATTACACAGATTTTTATCtgataaataaaaagatatacTCCATAAATTTAGAAACAGAACTTAAACTAACATCTATAAATATTGAAATAACCTCGTATCTTTTGtttcatcaaaacaaacaaGTAGTGAGTCAAGGTTGGTTTTTTCTGCGCTTTCTTCTTTTGATCTTGAAGAATTCCAAGAATGTCTGAACCTGAATCAGTGAAGAAGGACTTTTCCACCGCGATTCTGGAACGCAAGAAGTCAGCAAACAGGCTTGTTGTGGATGAAGCGCTTAACGATGACAACTCTGTTGTTGTGATGCACCCACAAACTATGGAAAAGTTGGGGCTTTTCAGAGGTGACACCTTACTCATCAAGGGAAAGAAAAGGAAGGATACTATTTGTATAGCTGTTGGTGAGGATACCTGTGAGGAGGCTAGGATTAGGATGAACAAAGTTGTGAGGTCGAATTTGAGGGTTCGACTTGGAGATGTTGTTTCTGTGCACCAGTGTTCTGATGTCAAGTATGGGACACGTGTCCACATTCTTCCTATTGATGATACCATTCAGGGTATCACTGGCAATCTCTTTGACGTTTTCTTGAAACGTGAGTTTTGTTTCCCACCTTTCTTTCATTACTCACTTTTCACTTGTTTTTGTTAGCTATGCTATATTTTGAGTGCATTTTTCCTAATGGTGTCAGTGTGTTTGTCTTTCCACAAGTCTAACTAACTGTTTTAATGCATATAATTTACAGCCTATTTCTTGGAGGCTTATCGTCCCGTCAGAAAGGGAGATCTATTTATTGTGCGGGGAGGGATGAGAAGTGTAGAGTTTAAGGTGATTGAAACTGATCCTGGGGAGTATTGTGTGGTTGCTCCAGACACCGAGATCTTCTGCGAAGGGGAACCTGTGAAAAGAGAGGATGAAGACAGGCTTGACGAAATTGGTTATGATGATGTGGGTGGTGTTAGGAAGCAAATGGCACAGATTCGTGAATTGGTTGAGCTTCCATTAAGGCATCCACAACTTTTCAAGTCGATCGGTGTGAAACCACCTAAAGGAATTTTGCTATATGGACCCCCGGGTTCTGGAAAGACCTTAATAGCAAGAGCTGTTGCTAATGAAACCGGAGCCTTCTTTATTTGTATTAATGGTCCGGAGATTATGTCCAAAATGGCTGGAGAGAGTGAAAGCAATCTTCGGAAAGCATTTCAGGAAGCCGAAAAGAATGCACCGTCCATCATCTTTATGGATGAAATTGATTCTATTGCACCCAAGCGGGACAAGACAAACGGTGAAGTCGAAAGAAGGATAGTTTCACAACTTTTAACTCTAATGGATGGATTAAAATCTCGTGCTCATGTTATTGTTATGGGCGCCACTAATCGTCCAAATAGCATTGACCCAGCATTGAGAAGGTTTGGTAGATTTGACAGAGAAATCGATATAGGTGTTCCAGATGAGATCGGGCGACTTGAAGTCGTTCGCATACATACCAAAAACATGAAGCTCTCTGATGATGTAAGTTCGGCACTACTAATTACTTAACTTTCACATTTATTGGTTGGTATTTTGTTCCGTGTATTCTGTTTTTTGGTTGTGGCTAAAGTCTTGTGCTTATAGTTCCATTCAACAGTCGAATTCACtagtatttttataatttatttaattatgataGTTGCAGTATTAATAAGGTTTTGTCGCCTTGATTTCACTTCTATTTTAGTTGCAGTACTCTGATTGTGATTTTGGTTTTCAATTTCCTCAAATTTTCTGTTGCTCATTATGATTTTCCTCTGTAGGTTGATTTGGAGAGAATTTCGAAAGATACTCATGGGTATGTTGGTGCCGACCTTGCTGCCCTTTGCACCGAAGCTGCTTTGCAATGCATTAGAGAGAAGATGGACCTCATTGACTTAGAGGATGAGACCATTGATGCTGAGATACTGAATTCCATGGCAGTTACAAATGAGCATTTCCATACTGCACTTGGAACAAGCAACCCATCAGCTTTACGTGAAACTGTTGTTGAGGTGCCTAATGTCAGCTGGGAGGACGTCGGAGGCCTTGAGAATGTCAAGCGTGAACTGCAAGAGACTGTTCAATATCCTGTTGAGCACCCGGAAAAGTTTGAGAAGTTTGGGATGTCACCATCAAAAGGAGTTCTCTTCTATGGTCCTCCGGGATGTGGAAAAACTTTGTTAGCCAAAGCAATTGCCAATGAATGTCAAGCTAACTTCATCAGTGTGAAAGGACCAGAATTGCTTACAATGTGGTTTGGTGAAAGTGAAGCCAATGTTAGGGAAATTTTTGACAAGGCTAGACAATCGGCTCCATGTGTCCTCTTTTTTGATGAGCTTGACTCCATTGCCACTCAGGTTTGTTTCTAGTTACTTCAAACTCTTGGATTGCTATGTTATTATGCTTTAACCATGGTCGATACTCAAGTcagatatatttttatattttgaaataaggTTATTATTGCATGTACTACTTTAAAGAGATTATGAcaataagttgaaaacagcttattgacatgttataagctgttttcgtaacctctcccaaacagtctcactATGCCAGTAGACAAGCaacataagctcaaataagaTAATCCAAATGCAGTCTTGATGTTTTTTAATATCTTTGTGATTGCATGCAtctctttgattttttattttcagctTGTATTTGTATATAATCATTGTGTCGCATTTACAGAGAGGGGGCAGCAATGGGGATGCTGGTGGTGCTGCCGACAGAGTTCTAAATCAACTTTTGACAGAGATGGATGGCATGTCTGCCAAAAAGACCGTATTCATTATTGGAGCCACTAACAGACCTGACATCATTGATTCAGCACTTCTCCGGCCAGGCCGTCTAGATCAGTTGATCTATATTCCTCTTCCTGATGAGGATTCCCGTCATTCGATCTTCAAGTCCTGCTTGAGGAAGTCACCGGTCGCAAAAGATGTTGATTTGAGAGCATTGGCTAAGTATACTCAAGGTTTTAGTGGTGCCGACATTACAGAAATATGCCAGCGAGCATGCAAATATGCTATAAGAGAAGACATTGATAAGGTATGTTTTTGGTTAATAGATgtatatttctttttctttttttcttagcAATTCGAAATATGAAACTTTCCGATTTAATGAAAGCGTGTATGCTAGTTTGTATATATTTATGTTACAAAATCGATGAATTATGATAAGTTTGAGCTAATATATTGTTGTGGTTACAGAACATAGAGCAAGCGAGGAAGAGGAAGGAAAACCCTGAAGCCATGGATGAAGACTTGGTCGACAATGAAGTTGCAGAGATTAAGGCGACTCATTTCGAGGAGTCAATGAAGTATGCGCGTAGGAGTGTCAGTGACGCTGATATACGCAAATACCAGGGATTTGCTCAGACTTTACAACAATCGAGGGGATTTGGCAACGAATTTAGGTTTGCAAATACGACTGGATCTGACCCTTTTGTAGCAACAACTACTGCCGCGGGTGGGGCTGATGAAGACGATCTTTATAATTAAGTTTCAATGATGTAgatgttatattttttctttcaaaggcCGTATGTTTTTGCTTTTCACGTTTAAGTGAATTGATTACTATAGTGTTACttgtattatattttgattttgatttttaaatagcCGAGTATGTCTTGCATTTTTTACGGTTGCATCGTAGCTCAATGCGGCCGGCATGTTCTTGTATTGCCAATCTTGTTATTCGAACTGCAGTAGTACCAACCTTGTTCCATCACGAAAATGAATCATCTGTTTTCCTCATAAAATTGGAGCAGAGTCAAATATCTACAATTCCACTCAACAAACCATCATTATCCACCTGAGATGCTATCCATCTCCTACTTAagctaaatcaattttattcttgaaaacTTGTGACAACAAATAAACACTCTTATTAGTTGAAAACTTGGATTATAATTTAGTCTTACAACATGAGAAACGACTTAATGAAATTTTATCATTAGCTTTGAGTTGTTGTGCAGATTCATCTAAGGCAAAAATTAATATGATCAATGTAACAGCATCGTTAATCAAAATCAAGACCTTAGTCATGGCGGtgaaaattaatattctttcattttataagaaaataaaagaaattgtaAAACACATAGTAGCTCATTTTTTATCCAGACTTTTTAGTCCGGCCCGACGAAGCCCGAAGCCTGATCGGACTGGCCGAAATGGGCCGGgcagcccattttgacagctttAGGGGAGAAGCTTGGAAGCTCACAATAGCAGCcttttttgactatatatgGAGTATATGCTTTAGGGAAATTGCTACACAATACCGTAAGCATTATATTCTATACCAATTTTTCAAAAAAGCAAAGTCTCTCATTCTATaccaatttttcttttacaaaatttttatgcattttcttagatttttttaatggctCTAAGTAAACTTACATAACcactcataattttttttaaaaaaattcataatttttataaagtttGTAATAACttcaaaaatttatattttaaatacacttgaaaaaattcaaataatttttgtccatttttctctcttttcgcTCATGTGAATTATAGCCTTGTAGCTAGAAGGAGAAAATGCATTCACAATTTCACAAATCAACTTTACGAAAAAGAGGAGAGCCACTAACTAAAAGCTTTTGCATCCACATTTGATGATGACATTATTCCTTATATTTTTTTGCTATAATTTGGGTTCTTGTTTTTCATTGACTTGTTCGTTGACGCCACTTTACTTTATTCATACTTACTTGTGTTGaatatatgatttaattttGTGCCATTCTTAATCCAAAAAATGCATctttattttcttctctttcacacttttgagtcaaaaaaataattgaagtcTGCTCTACCCCTTCATAATTTGAAAGTatttattcattaattaatgagaACAAGTCATATAATACATGTCTTACGCACAACTAACttgtaatcaatttttatttcacatgcatatatatatgacTTGTTCTCGATAGATAAATATTCCAAATTATGAATGAGTagtttagaaagaaaaaaaaaacttcaaatgatGATAAGATTTATATCTTTTAGTGGAATAAAAAGAGGAAGTACAACTTGGACATTCGATCATATATAGTTTGGTTGGTTTTATCCTATATATTTcaagtttttatatatatatatatatagacatatGCATACATTGTATTGTATTGAAAATGGCCAAACCATACTCTTTGCTCTGTATTCTCTCTGCCTCACTCTATTATTACTTCTTCATTAGTTGCTTAGCTAAAAGTACTAAAAACATCACCACCGATGAATTTGCACTTCTTGCATTCAAATCATCTATTACCTTAGACCCTTATCATATGCTTAGTAATTGGTCAAtttcctcttcttctttcttctcatCATGCAATTGGGTTGGTGTCACTTGTGATGAGCATCATGGAAGAGTAAAGGCATTGAATCTTAGTAACATGGGCCTTGAAGGTACAATAATTTCTCCTCAAATGGGAAATCTctcttttcttgtttttcttgatCTACAAGGCAATAGTTTCCATGGTGAGTTACCACAAGAATTACTTAAATTGCATAGATTGAAATGGTTGGATTTGAGCTACAATGATTTTGTTGGAGAATTTCCATCAAGGGTAGGGGACTTATCCAAACTTCAACACTTGGATCTTGGCtataataattttgttggaATAATTCCACAATCTATATCCAATTTATCAATGTTAGAGTATCTAAATTTGAACTCAAATCTCATTAAAGGAACCATTCCAAAGACAGTTTCCAACATGTCTTCCCTTGAAGAAATCTACTTAGCAAATAACTCCTTATCAGGTATGATATACTCACTCACACCATTACAACAAAACATGCATTGATTGACTTTAATTGACCTTATTTGCTAGTTTAGATTTTCTAAGTATGTATCAATGTATGCATGATACATACTTTGCACATAACTGCACAGTTTTTAGATCCATGAGAGAaaatttcttacattttttttttatctattttggTAAACAATAGCGGATAATCAATAAGTTAACTTATAACTGATTACTTATGagttagcttataagttataacataCGGTGATTAAAATAAATGATTGAATACATAATGTTTGGCAAAATTAACTTATATAGTCTTTAAGTACActtcaaaatatttgtttggaaAAAAGGGGTTCCTAAAATGTTTATCATAAAGTTTCCATCAAGTTTTGGTTCACCCTGGGTGcatatgtactccctccgtcccaaagaaacttgatgtatttggttaaagatttggaccaaatacattcgtttttgttgaccaacttttgcttatattttgggacagagggagtatctATATAAAAGGTTGTTAAAGTTAATCTTTTTGAGAATTGTTATTATATAATCGAATTGTTGacatttacttttattttaagaaactTATTATATACGTGCACTTGGAGTTCTTATATCGATAAAGTGTGCTCAATTAGTAAAAAATTTCGAAATTATTAGGTTAAACATTATGACTAGGGTTCGAACTTTAGTccctctattttaaattttctttatataaatatatttcagaTCATTCGAATTAATGTCTTTCTTCTGTCTTATGCTATATATGTATTGAACTAAAGGAGAAATTCCGAAAGGAACCGGTGATCTTGCACGGCTGAGAATTGTGAACTTTCAAGATAATATGCTCTCAGGCAACATATTATTCATGTTCAACAACTCATTATTGCAATACTTAGCTCTTGGTGATAATCATTTGACCGGCATTCTTCCATCAAATGTTTGTCAAGGCCTTCCAAACCTTAGATTACTATATCTTTACTTTAATGATTTCTCTGGTGAGATGCCAAAAGTTTGGTCTCATTGCAAAGAATTACAATATTTGGAACTATCAGGCATTCATTTTGACAAAGGACGCATGCCATCTGACATCGCAAAATTGACCAAGCTTCAATATTTGTATCTTCCTTTAACCAACTTGCATGGTAAGATAACATATATTTTACCCACACATTAATTATCTGTTTATTTGGACttaaatacaattttgattgcctatttttttaaaaaaatgaagttttggttcCTATTTTGTAAATTAGCATTTTGTCCCTCAATTTTAAGTTTTCTCGAGTTTTTGCCCCCACTCCATTTTAACACAAATTAACAACATTAAATTGATTCCagttttataatatatatattttatacttttttcaaaagtttctgcataataaataaatttttaaatttcatcaattttattatatttattttaacaattatttCTCAAAAGATTCCGGTATTAATACTTagttttttatcaaatttaataaaagattccagtattatattatttattttttccaattaTACCATTAATTACTTACAGGTGAAATTCCATTTTCCCTCTTCAACATCTCTTCTTTGATAAAGATCATCCTTGACAAGAACAACTTAAATGGAAGTCTCCCACATGAGATGTGTCATCAATTTCCTCAGCTTCAAGTTTTTTCTCTAGACTATAATGATTATAGAGGAATCATTCCACGATCTATTAAAAATTGCACATCTTTACAATATTTCAGTTTGGCAGATAACTTTTTTACAGGTATACTCTCAATTTTCTatcttcatatttatttataattgtaaAAAATGGAGGAAGGATAAGAATAATAAAACTTAGTTTTCAGAGCTACAAAGAGTGTATATAGTTATAATAAAATAGTTAAGTATATTTTTGGcccttttaatatatatataactttaaattaaagattaaaatgttaaactaaatgttataaaaaaatgtgaaattaaatatttaaattattaaactaataatatttaaaGGTCTTACTATGCCTTTAGTTTGTATCTTTTGGTGATTCTTGAATGCCTTATGCTGGATCACTATTCTCTTATCAATAAGTTTAgcaagtttaaaaaaaaaacaattaataactCTATAACACATATATCTAACATTTTCCTCAAATTCATGAGACGAAACAAAAACGTTTAATGGGATGTGTTTTTATGAACAAGTCAGTAATCTATATCGAGGAAGAAACAAATGACAAAGTAATTGTTCTAAACGAATAAGGCAATAACCAATCTTAATGTGTTTGGTGTGTTCATGAAATACTGAGTTATGAGCAATATAAATGACACACTTGTTATCACATTAAAAGACACTCATATAAAACCACCCACAATGGGTGTTGAATGAGTGTGTTGAATGAAGAATTCAACTGTTGAAACCATTGGGAGGGTGTGTTTAATGTGATGTGGATGAGAGAGGTGATGAATGAATTAAACACAGTTGAATGCTGCCATCGGGGACACGTGGCACGTTTTGTTTGGTTGCAAGCTGGCGCGTGCAATACACGTGCGTATTGGGCGAGTGGGAGAAGGGAAACGCGGAGAGAGAAGAAGCTGAGGGACACATGTAGGCCTGTGATTGGCTGTCCGGATTTTTATCCCAGTTTatctttaaactcaattatttcactgcaaattaattttttatttttttatttttatagcaaaattCACGATTtatttctctataaatagagacttggtttatttgatttggacacagaaa
Coding sequences within it:
- the LOC123897215 gene encoding cell division cycle protein 48 homolog translates to MSEPESVKKDFSTAILERKKSANRLVVDEALNDDNSVVVMHPQTMEKLGLFRGDTLLIKGKKRKDTICIAVGEDTCEEARIRMNKVVRSNLRVRLGDVVSVHQCSDVKYGTRVHILPIDDTIQGITGNLFDVFLKPYFLEAYRPVRKGDLFIVRGGMRSVEFKVIETDPGEYCVVAPDTEIFCEGEPVKREDEDRLDEIGYDDVGGVRKQMAQIRELVELPLRHPQLFKSIGVKPPKGILLYGPPGSGKTLIARAVANETGAFFICINGPEIMSKMAGESESNLRKAFQEAEKNAPSIIFMDEIDSIAPKRDKTNGEVERRIVSQLLTLMDGLKSRAHVIVMGATNRPNSIDPALRRFGRFDREIDIGVPDEIGRLEVVRIHTKNMKLSDDVDLERISKDTHGYVGADLAALCTEAALQCIREKMDLIDLEDETIDAEILNSMAVTNEHFHTALGTSNPSALRETVVEVPNVSWEDVGGLENVKRELQETVQYPVEHPEKFEKFGMSPSKGVLFYGPPGCGKTLLAKAIANECQANFISVKGPELLTMWFGESEANVREIFDKARQSAPCVLFFDELDSIATQRGGSNGDAGGAADRVLNQLLTEMDGMSAKKTVFIIGATNRPDIIDSALLRPGRLDQLIYIPLPDEDSRHSIFKSCLRKSPVAKDVDLRALAKYTQGFSGADITEICQRACKYAIREDIDKNIEQARKRKENPEAMDEDLVDNEVAEIKATHFEESMKYARRSVSDADIRKYQGFAQTLQQSRGFGNEFRFANTTGSDPFVATTTAAGGADEDDLYN